A portion of the Desulfotignum phosphitoxidans DSM 13687 genome contains these proteins:
- a CDS encoding CoA transferase subunit A, producing the protein MMTTQKNKVMTLKEAINRYVTNGCHLSIGGFTLNRNPMAAVHEIIRQEKRDLHVYAHSNGQGVDELIGGRCVSRLEIAYGGTGKFMSTCIRFRQAVQEQTIAVEDYSNFQMTLRFLAGAMGIPFLPTRSSLGTDIIEKWGFSQEFRHKDPRIPNQKLVVAANPFDGWGETEKVVLVPAINPDVTIIHVQTADVKGNCRMEGLTFADVEQAKASRVLIITCEDLVDEDYLKTEPDRNQIPFIHATAVVKVPFGAYPTACFQYYDYDPVYMKAYARAATDDTVFAQFLNDMVFAHNTHADLLDHVGRHRLESILADRGCGYAKDLDRK; encoded by the coding sequence ATGATGACAACACAAAAAAATAAAGTGATGACCCTCAAAGAGGCGATCAACCGATATGTTACTAATGGGTGCCACCTGTCCATCGGCGGGTTTACCCTGAACCGTAACCCCATGGCGGCCGTGCATGAGATTATCCGGCAGGAAAAAAGAGACCTGCATGTGTATGCCCATTCCAACGGCCAGGGCGTGGACGAGCTGATCGGCGGCAGGTGTGTGTCCCGTCTGGAAATCGCTTATGGAGGCACGGGCAAGTTCATGTCCACCTGCATCCGGTTCAGGCAGGCGGTTCAGGAACAGACCATTGCCGTGGAGGATTATTCCAATTTTCAGATGACCCTGCGGTTTCTGGCCGGGGCTATGGGAATTCCCTTTCTGCCGACCCGGTCGTCTCTGGGAACGGACATCATCGAAAAATGGGGGTTTTCACAAGAATTCAGACATAAAGACCCACGGATTCCCAACCAAAAGCTGGTGGTGGCGGCCAACCCGTTTGACGGGTGGGGGGAAACTGAAAAAGTGGTGCTGGTGCCGGCCATCAATCCGGATGTGACCATCATTCATGTGCAGACGGCTGATGTCAAAGGCAACTGCCGCATGGAAGGGCTCACCTTTGCCGATGTGGAGCAGGCCAAAGCGTCCCGGGTGTTGATTATCACGTGCGAGGATCTGGTGGATGAAGATTATCTTAAAACCGAACCGGACAGAAACCAGATTCCGTTCATCCATGCCACGGCCGTGGTCAAGGTGCCGTTCGGGGCATACCCTACGGCCTGCTTCCAGTATTACGACTATGATCCCGTGTATATGAAGGCGTATGCCCGGGCCGCCACGGATGACACCGTGTTTGCGCAGTTTTTGAATGACATGGTGTTTGCGCACAATACCCATGCCGATCTGCTGGACCATGTGGGCCGGCACCGCCTGGAATCGATTCTGGCCGACCGCGGCTGCGGATATGCCAAAGACCTGGACCGGAAATAA
- a CDS encoding TRAP transporter large permease has protein sequence MSPVLIVLLMFLALVVLFVLGTPVAFALGTVGLTFIITILGPAKLQILPHAVFAQMSGEVLIAIPLFIMIGSLLDKSGIADDMFELIYKWLGPMPGGLAVGTVLVCVVIAAIVGIVGAATVTMGLIALPAMLSRNYKKEIAIGCISGGGALGFLIPPSVTMIVYSSVTGVSIGKMFLGGILPGLLLASLYIIYIIVRSFVQPGICPAIPKEERATWTEKFLALKGLFLPFLLIFSIMGTIFMGLATPTEASAVGALAAIGVVALHGKLSWDVFSSSLYRTARLGSMVLWIIIGCLAFSTVINSLALPAFLTQVIKSVGINPWTVLVAMMASLFFLGMVMDDLPIIMITTPIYVPIITSLGFDPLWYGILFILNMQMAYLTPPFGFVLFYMKGVVPEGISMGDIYRSVGPFIFLQAIGLIIVMLFPQISLWLPSLMG, from the coding sequence ATGAGCCCGGTACTGATTGTTTTGTTGATGTTTCTGGCCTTAGTGGTGCTGTTTGTTCTGGGCACGCCGGTGGCATTTGCCCTGGGAACTGTGGGCCTGACCTTTATTATTACCATTTTAGGGCCGGCCAAGCTGCAGATTCTGCCCCATGCCGTGTTTGCCCAGATGTCCGGGGAGGTGCTGATTGCCATTCCGCTGTTCATCATGATCGGCAGTCTGCTGGATAAGTCCGGGATTGCCGATGACATGTTCGAGCTGATCTACAAATGGCTGGGCCCCATGCCGGGCGGGCTGGCCGTGGGTACGGTCCTGGTGTGCGTGGTCATCGCCGCCATCGTGGGGATCGTGGGGGCGGCCACCGTGACCATGGGGCTCATTGCCCTGCCGGCCATGCTCAGCAGAAACTACAAAAAAGAGATTGCCATCGGGTGTATTTCCGGCGGCGGGGCCCTGGGATTTCTCATTCCTCCCAGCGTGACCATGATCGTGTATTCATCGGTCACCGGGGTCTCCATCGGCAAAATGTTTTTAGGCGGGATTCTGCCGGGACTGTTGCTGGCTTCCTTGTATATCATCTATATTATTGTGCGCAGTTTTGTCCAGCCCGGCATCTGCCCGGCCATTCCCAAAGAGGAACGGGCCACCTGGACGGAAAAGTTTCTGGCCCTCAAGGGGTTGTTTCTGCCGTTTCTGCTTATTTTCTCCATCATGGGTACCATTTTCATGGGCCTGGCCACGCCTACAGAAGCGTCGGCAGTGGGCGCACTGGCCGCCATCGGTGTGGTGGCCCTCCACGGCAAGCTTTCCTGGGATGTGTTTTCTTCGTCTCTTTACAGAACGGCCCGGCTGGGCAGTATGGTGTTGTGGATCATCATCGGATGCCTGGCGTTTTCCACGGTGATCAATTCTCTGGCGCTGCCTGCATTTTTAACCCAGGTCATCAAGTCGGTGGGGATCAACCCCTGGACCGTGCTGGTTGCCATGATGGCCAGTCTGTTTTTCCTGGGCATGGTCATGGATGATCTGCCCATCATCATGATCACCACCCCCATCTATGTGCCCATTATCACCAGTCTGGGGTTTGATCCTTTGTGGTACGGGATTCTGTTTATTCTGAATATGCAGATGGCGTATTTGACCCCGCCCTTCGGGTTTGTTCTGTTCTACATGAAAGGGGTGGTGCCTGAAGGGATCTCCATGGGCGATATCTACCGGTCTGTGGGGCCATTTATATTTCTCCAGGCCATCGGCCTGATCATTGTCATGCTGTTTCCGCAGATTTCTCTGTGGCTGCCTTCACTCATGGGATAA
- a CDS encoding TRAP transporter small permease subunit gives MQKLKQFITIIGSMNRGLGRISSFVLMLIMLFLCYEVVMRYFFNSPTIWVHELSGFSFAFYLALTGPWLLERKEHVSVDIVYSRFPPRFRLTADIIAYLVCLIFFVVLFWVGGKDMLHAFKINQHSYTVWGPPLGPVKLFVPIAAVLFILQALAGICDVIVKFREESAK, from the coding sequence ATGCAGAAACTCAAACAATTCATTACAATTATCGGAAGCATGAACCGGGGGCTGGGGAGGATCTCCTCCTTTGTGCTGATGCTGATCATGCTTTTTTTATGTTATGAGGTGGTGATGCGCTATTTTTTCAACTCCCCCACCATCTGGGTCCATGAGCTTTCCGGATTTTCCTTTGCATTCTACCTGGCTTTGACCGGCCCCTGGCTTCTGGAGCGCAAAGAACATGTGAGCGTGGACATTGTCTACAGCAGATTTCCGCCCCGTTTCCGGCTCACAGCGGATATCATCGCCTATCTGGTGTGTCTGATCTTTTTTGTGGTCCTTTTCTGGGTGGGCGGAAAAGACATGCTGCATGCATTCAAGATCAATCAGCATTCCTACACGGTCTGGGGTCCGCCCCTGGGACCGGTGAAGCTGTTTGTACCGATTGCCGCGGTGCTGTTCATTCTTCAGGCACTGGCAGGTATCTGTGACGTCATCGTGAAATTCAGGGAGGAATCTGCCAAATGA
- the dctP gene encoding TRAP transporter substrate-binding protein DctP, with protein sequence MATHRGINRTTVLSFVLCIFILLGTVSMVQAKTFRFTCQNVNAMEHPGWQVIARMAEDLKLMSQGQILIDQVGPGGLVKSPQTFEATGSGAIDMAITYGAYHGGIVPVAATSFALPGDPRDMWETLNFYYEEGGLDFLRTQYAKHGVYYAGAMVWPGYGMFSRKKVESLEDIRNLKVRAAGTMATMLHRMGVSTTFIPFAEIYVAMSRGAIDATVSGSHAENYLQNLHEVGKFMVVPDFSGVQTLEVLVNKGKFDSMPEHLQAMFETAIHRASLDFTRTFMQMEKRAETDMLSAGVTKVELPQATVDEIKKAADAIWDEVGEKDEFSAQYIEMIRTHLKKLGY encoded by the coding sequence ATGGCAACACATCGCGGTATCAACCGAACCACAGTGCTTTCGTTTGTATTATGCATCTTTATTCTGCTCGGGACCGTTTCCATGGTCCAGGCCAAGACATTCCGGTTCACCTGCCAGAATGTCAATGCCATGGAGCATCCCGGGTGGCAGGTGATTGCCCGGATGGCCGAGGATTTGAAACTGATGAGCCAGGGACAGATTCTCATTGATCAGGTGGGGCCGGGCGGCCTGGTGAAATCCCCCCAGACGTTTGAAGCCACCGGGTCCGGGGCCATTGACATGGCCATCACCTATGGGGCCTACCACGGCGGCATCGTGCCCGTGGCTGCCACCAGTTTTGCATTGCCCGGAGATCCCAGGGACATGTGGGAAACCCTGAATTTCTATTATGAAGAAGGGGGTCTGGATTTTCTGCGGACCCAGTATGCCAAACACGGGGTGTATTATGCCGGGGCCATGGTCTGGCCCGGTTACGGCATGTTCTCCAGAAAAAAAGTGGAAAGCCTGGAAGACATCAGAAATCTGAAAGTCCGGGCCGCCGGTACCATGGCCACCATGCTGCACCGCATGGGGGTTTCCACCACGTTTATCCCGTTTGCCGAGATTTATGTGGCCATGTCCCGGGGGGCCATTGATGCCACGGTCAGCGGGTCCCATGCGGAAAATTATCTCCAGAACCTGCACGAAGTGGGTAAATTTATGGTCGTACCGGATTTTTCCGGTGTCCAGACCCTGGAAGTGCTGGTGAACAAAGGCAAATTCGACAGCATGCCCGAACATCTTCAGGCCATGTTTGAAACCGCGATTCACCGGGCATCTCTGGATTTTACCCGGACTTTCATGCAGATGGAGAAAAGAGCGGAAACCGATATGCTGAGCGCCGGGGTTACCAAAGTGGAACTGCCCCAGGCCACGGTGGATGAAATCAAAAAAGCCGCCGATGCCATCTGGGATGAAGTGGGAGAAAAAGATGAATTCTCTGCCCAGTACATTGAAATGATCCGGACTCATCTGAAAAAACTGGGTTACTGA
- the gabT gene encoding 4-aminobutyrate--2-oxoglutarate transaminase — translation MTATQTEYFNELRKAHVAQGPANLTTAVIAKASGATMTDVDGKTFIDFAGGIGVNNVGHAHPKVVKAIKDQADRFIHTCFHVGMYDSYIELAKKLNDLVPGDFAKKTMFANSGAEAVENAVKVARYATKRPAVIAFENGFHGRTLMTMSLTSKIKPYKYGFGPFAPEVYRLPYAYCYRCPMGCTYPSCNIACIEMIESFFITHVDPESCAAIIAEPIQGEGGFVTPPPEYFPKLAAIAKKYGILLIMDEVQSGAGRTGKFLATEHWGIEPDIVTQAKSLAGGMPLSAVTGRSELMDAPHPGGLGGTYSGNPLSCQAALAVLEILFEDNLLERSRQLGDILQKRFAELADRHEIIGEVRGKGPMLALELVNDRDTKEPATDAAKKLTQICYDKGLVILSCGNFGNVIRTLMPFVITDEELDKGLSILEDGFKALEQ, via the coding sequence ATGACTGCCACCCAAACCGAGTATTTCAATGAACTGCGGAAAGCACATGTGGCCCAGGGACCGGCCAATCTCACCACGGCCGTGATTGCAAAAGCCAGCGGTGCGACCATGACCGATGTGGACGGTAAAACATTCATCGACTTTGCCGGCGGCATCGGGGTCAACAACGTGGGCCATGCCCATCCCAAAGTGGTCAAAGCCATCAAGGATCAGGCGGACCGGTTCATCCACACCTGTTTTCACGTGGGCATGTATGATTCATATATTGAGCTGGCAAAAAAACTCAATGACCTGGTTCCCGGAGATTTTGCCAAAAAAACCATGTTTGCCAACTCCGGGGCCGAAGCCGTGGAAAATGCCGTAAAAGTGGCCCGGTACGCCACCAAACGCCCGGCAGTGATCGCGTTTGAAAACGGATTTCACGGCCGGACGCTGATGACCATGTCTTTGACCAGCAAAATCAAACCTTATAAATACGGGTTCGGTCCGTTTGCCCCGGAAGTGTACCGCCTGCCCTATGCCTACTGCTACCGGTGCCCCATGGGATGCACTTATCCGTCCTGCAACATTGCCTGTATAGAGATGATTGAATCATTTTTCATCACCCATGTGGACCCGGAATCCTGTGCCGCCATTATTGCCGAACCCATCCAGGGGGAAGGCGGATTTGTCACCCCGCCGCCGGAATATTTCCCGAAACTGGCGGCCATTGCTAAAAAATACGGCATCCTGCTGATCATGGACGAAGTCCAGTCCGGTGCCGGCCGGACCGGCAAATTCCTGGCCACTGAACACTGGGGCATTGAACCGGATATCGTCACCCAGGCCAAAAGCCTGGCCGGCGGCATGCCTTTGAGTGCGGTCACGGGACGCTCTGAACTCATGGATGCCCCGCATCCCGGGGGTCTGGGCGGCACTTACAGCGGCAATCCTCTGTCCTGCCAGGCCGCCCTGGCCGTTCTGGAGATTTTGTTTGAAGACAATCTGCTGGAACGGTCCCGGCAGCTGGGTGACATCCTGCAAAAACGGTTTGCCGAACTGGCGGACCGCCATGAGATCATCGGCGAAGTCCGGGGCAAAGGTCCCATGCTGGCCCTGGAACTGGTCAATGACCGCGACACAAAAGAACCGGCCACGGACGCCGCCAAAAAACTGACCCAGATCTGCTACGACAAGGGGTTGGTGATTCTTTCCTGCGGCAATTTCGGCAATGTGATCCGCACCCTGATGCCGTTTGTCATCACAGATGAAGAACTTGACAAAGGCCTGTCCATCCTGGAAGACGGATTCAAAGCCCTGGAACAATAA
- a CDS encoding aldehyde ferredoxin oxidoreductase family protein → MKGFFNRILIINVTHQTTRVTSLSDDTLTQYLGGKGLATHLLLQYNPPGVDPLSPDNHLIVGLGPLTDSLIYGSCRYGIFSKSPLTGFYAESYSGGRAATAISRAGYDAVLIKGAAAGPMWLEISDTDVVFHDAESLWGKDTYETEDAVKQACGVKDAAALVIGPAGENQIKFAVIENDYWRSAGRTGMGAVMGSKNIKALVFHGNQQKTFHDPDGMKQYAKTMAKNLNQHPATRTYRTQGTPVMVDGLNKAGAFPARYWSQGKCEHYEKINAAAMAEKLKVKPRSCKTCFMGCGKLVEVQEGRHAGLKLEGPEYETIYAFGGLCMIDSIEEITWLNDICDRTGMDTITAGNLAALAIEASTRGRIKESLTYGDADVVADLLEKIARREGIGGLLADGIKNAAPEMGMADLAVHVKGMEPAGYDPRTLKGMGLAYAVSPRGACHLRSTFYKPELAGMIDPDQIDGKAEMFIDFEDRCTLFDTLILCRFYRDFYPWEELAALIQMATGMDLSKADLTAVASRVTNLTRRFNLQEGLTRADDSLPKRLFTEKLPDGNSITEEAFTQLVDDYYRLRGWDENGIPAPQPGA, encoded by the coding sequence ATGAAAGGTTTTTTCAACCGCATTCTCATCATTAACGTTACCCACCAAACCACCCGGGTGACGTCCCTTTCCGATGATACCTTAACGCAATACCTGGGCGGCAAAGGCCTGGCCACCCATCTGCTGCTGCAGTACAATCCGCCGGGCGTGGATCCGTTGTCTCCGGACAACCATTTGATTGTAGGACTCGGCCCCTTGACCGACAGCCTGATTTACGGCTCCTGCCGGTACGGGATTTTTTCCAAATCTCCCTTGACCGGATTTTATGCGGAAAGCTATTCCGGAGGCCGGGCCGCCACGGCCATCAGCCGGGCCGGATATGATGCCGTGCTGATAAAAGGGGCGGCAGCCGGTCCCATGTGGCTGGAAATCAGCGACACGGATGTGGTGTTCCATGATGCTGAATCGCTGTGGGGCAAGGATACCTATGAAACCGAAGATGCGGTTAAGCAGGCGTGCGGCGTCAAGGACGCCGCTGCCCTGGTGATCGGACCGGCCGGTGAAAACCAGATCAAGTTTGCCGTCATTGAAAACGATTACTGGCGGTCTGCCGGCCGCACCGGCATGGGTGCGGTCATGGGATCCAAAAACATCAAGGCCCTGGTGTTTCATGGAAACCAGCAAAAAACCTTTCATGATCCTGATGGCATGAAGCAGTATGCCAAAACCATGGCCAAAAACCTGAACCAGCACCCGGCCACCCGCACCTACCGGACCCAGGGCACCCCGGTGATGGTGGACGGCCTGAACAAAGCCGGGGCGTTTCCGGCCCGGTACTGGTCCCAGGGCAAATGTGAGCATTACGAAAAAATCAATGCCGCCGCCATGGCCGAGAAACTGAAAGTAAAACCCCGGTCCTGCAAAACCTGTTTCATGGGGTGCGGCAAACTGGTGGAAGTGCAGGAAGGCCGCCATGCCGGACTGAAACTGGAAGGCCCGGAATATGAAACCATTTATGCATTCGGCGGGCTGTGCATGATCGACAGCATTGAAGAGATCACCTGGCTCAATGACATCTGCGACCGGACCGGCATGGACACCATCACGGCCGGCAACCTGGCGGCCCTGGCCATTGAAGCATCTACCCGGGGCAGGATCAAAGAATCCTTGACCTACGGGGATGCCGACGTCGTGGCGGATCTGCTGGAAAAAATCGCCCGCCGGGAAGGCATCGGCGGGCTTCTGGCCGACGGCATCAAAAACGCGGCCCCGGAAATGGGTATGGCCGATCTGGCAGTTCACGTGAAAGGCATGGAGCCGGCCGGGTACGACCCCCGGACCCTGAAAGGCATGGGACTTGCCTATGCAGTCTCTCCCCGGGGCGCATGCCACCTGCGCAGCACGTTTTACAAGCCTGAACTGGCCGGCATGATCGACCCGGATCAGATTGACGGCAAAGCTGAGATGTTCATTGATTTCGAAGACCGGTGCACCCTGTTCGACACCCTGATCCTGTGCCGGTTCTACCGGGATTTCTATCCCTGGGAGGAACTGGCTGCCCTGATACAAATGGCCACAGGCATGGATCTGTCCAAAGCAGACTTAACGGCAGTGGCCTCCCGGGTCACCAACCTGACGCGCCGTTTCAATTTACAGGAAGGCCTGACCCGGGCGGATGATTCTTTGCCCAAACGGCTTTTTACAGAAAAACTGCCCGACGGCAACAGCATTACCGAAGAAGCGTTCACTCAGCTGGTTGACGATTACTACCGGTTAAGAGGCTGGGATGAAAACGGGATCCCGGCCCCGCAACCCGGGGCATAA
- a CDS encoding sigma-54 interaction domain-containing protein — MQEPIDLNWKEFGSALLNATPSGVAVFDNSLQALISNPPARNCLGLYPGAFLSATIPSLTASARKVLSDQIVETGLIVEKNDSRYSVMLGPVHHGNAAIGIIAIFEDMTALTNITNRMKGFQQLSIELDTIIDSSNDGLWICDGNGVVVRVNPASEKMIGLTAAEVVGKHMTELVEKKLVDRSVTLEVLKTRKKVSLIQKTRIGRDLFLTGTPVFDKNGDLFRVVVNERDITEINRLQEQLQENEALTEHYRRDMLEKQIQETESRQIIARSDNYRKIIQKAIKLGEVDSTVLILGESGTGKGVVADLIHRSSSRSDYPMIKINCGAIPETLVESELFGYEKGAFTGAGHKGKPGKLEAADKGIVFLDEIAELPLASQVKLLKFIEDGVISRVGSTRGRAVDVRIIAATNRNLKQMIEKKQFRSDLYYRLNVVPVTMPPLRERKDCLVPLITHYLETFSTRYRKPEISISRQAMDALTAYPYPGNVRELINICERLVVMAHNSRVRFEDLPGSIRKSMTAEAPDDPVWHPDHTLSQMVADLEKKVLTAALEKGKTQASAAKLLGINQSTIARKMQKYGLDRSGWATKK; from the coding sequence ATGCAAGAACCCATTGATCTGAACTGGAAGGAATTCGGCAGTGCATTGCTCAATGCCACGCCCAGCGGGGTGGCCGTATTTGACAATTCGCTCCAGGCCCTGATATCCAACCCGCCGGCCAGAAACTGTCTGGGGCTGTATCCCGGTGCTTTTTTGTCGGCCACCATTCCCTCCCTGACTGCATCGGCCCGGAAAGTCCTGTCAGATCAGATTGTTGAAACCGGCCTGATCGTGGAAAAAAACGACAGCCGGTATTCAGTGATGCTGGGGCCGGTTCACCATGGCAACGCAGCCATCGGCATCATTGCCATTTTTGAAGACATGACCGCGCTGACCAATATCACCAACCGCATGAAAGGGTTTCAGCAGCTGTCCATTGAGCTGGACACCATCATTGACAGCTCCAATGACGGGTTGTGGATCTGTGACGGCAACGGGGTGGTGGTGAGGGTCAATCCGGCATCGGAAAAAATGATCGGGCTGACAGCCGCAGAGGTTGTGGGCAAGCACATGACCGAGCTGGTGGAAAAAAAACTGGTGGACCGGTCCGTGACCCTGGAGGTGCTCAAAACCCGTAAAAAAGTATCATTGATTCAAAAAACCCGCATCGGTAGGGATCTGTTTCTGACCGGCACCCCGGTGTTTGACAAAAATGGAGACCTGTTCCGGGTGGTGGTCAATGAACGGGATATCACGGAAATCAACCGGCTCCAGGAACAGCTCCAGGAAAACGAGGCTTTGACCGAGCACTACCGGCGGGACATGCTGGAAAAACAGATTCAGGAAACAGAATCCCGGCAGATCATCGCCCGGAGCGACAATTACCGCAAAATTATTCAAAAAGCCATCAAACTGGGGGAGGTGGATTCCACGGTGCTGATTTTAGGGGAATCCGGTACCGGCAAAGGTGTGGTCGCGGATTTGATTCATCGGTCCTCTTCCCGGTCGGATTACCCCATGATCAAGATCAATTGCGGGGCCATTCCAGAGACCCTGGTGGAAAGCGAATTGTTCGGATATGAAAAAGGCGCGTTTACCGGCGCCGGTCACAAAGGCAAACCTGGAAAGCTTGAAGCCGCAGACAAGGGCATTGTTTTTCTGGACGAGATTGCCGAACTGCCCCTGGCGTCCCAGGTGAAATTGCTCAAATTCATTGAGGACGGGGTGATTTCCCGGGTGGGAAGTACCCGGGGCCGGGCTGTGGATGTGCGGATCATTGCGGCCACCAACCGGAATTTGAAACAGATGATCGAAAAAAAACAGTTCCGCAGTGATCTGTACTACCGGCTCAATGTGGTGCCCGTGACCATGCCGCCGCTGCGGGAACGCAAAGACTGTCTGGTGCCGTTGATCACCCATTATCTTGAAACCTTCAGCACCCGGTACCGGAAACCGGAAATCAGCATCTCCCGGCAGGCCATGGACGCATTGACCGCATATCCATATCCGGGCAATGTCAGGGAACTGATCAATATCTGCGAACGTCTGGTGGTCATGGCCCATAACAGCCGGGTCCGGTTCGAGGACCTGCCCGGCAGCATCCGGAAATCCATGACCGCTGAAGCACCGGACGACCCGGTCTGGCATCCGGACCATACGTTGTCACAAATGGTGGCGGACCTGGAAAAAAAAGTGCTGACCGCAGCCCTGGAAAAAGGAAAAACCCAGGCCAGTGCGGCAAAGCTGCTGGGCATCAACCAGTCCACCATTGCCCGGAAAATGCAAAAATATGGCCTGGACCGATCCGGTTGGGCGACCAAAAAGTAA
- a CDS encoding GxxExxY protein, with protein MTPEGTTYTAIYKIISRRTRRARRKEFDDAQLLTYMKLADIRTGLLINFNVTKLKHGIKRFVL; from the coding sequence TTGACTCCTGAAGGCACAACATATACAGCAATATATAAAATAATATCACGAAGGACACGAAGAGCACGAAGAAAGGAATTTGATGATGCACAATTGCTGACTTACATGAAATTGGCGGATATCAGAACCGGACTTTTGATCAATTTCAATGTCACAAAGCTCAAACACGGTATCAAACGATTCGTCCTTTAA
- a CDS encoding acyl-CoA dehydrogenase family protein: protein MFDYLLNEKQKQLKQEARDFVKTIPRQMILDMDADKIRFPREFLQEAGRRNLMGCRYPEKWGGRGMDWVSTCMVMEEIGVLGYIFACTFGVGAELVCDAIVLHGTDAQKEKYVKPLLKGEIFAAECLTEPRGGSDFFGTTTTAVDKGDHFVLNGQKRFIVGGEGADFFLVYAKTDPDAEPRNGISCFIVDRTDGVETKYLYCLMGCRGGGAARMVFKDVKVPKENRVGGLNQGVKVFNTMMIPERLGTAAMTIGAAVPAVDIATGYTSKRKAFGRPVAQFQGVSFQVAEAVTLLDAARAMIYTTARAVDAGIHDKQIRRLVSESKKFVTESCQKAVHNAMQVMGGIGYTNIYPVERIFRDLRLASIWTGTNEVMAMIIANEWYKAYWKDKSAGKIRDMEEDAQESLAADEKIFE, encoded by the coding sequence ATGTTTGATTATCTTTTAAATGAAAAGCAGAAACAACTGAAGCAGGAAGCCCGGGATTTTGTCAAAACCATCCCCCGGCAGATGATCCTGGATATGGATGCGGACAAGATCCGGTTCCCCAGAGAATTTCTACAGGAAGCCGGCCGCCGGAACCTGATGGGGTGCCGGTATCCGGAAAAATGGGGCGGAAGAGGCATGGACTGGGTGTCCACCTGCATGGTCATGGAAGAAATCGGGGTGCTGGGATATATTTTTGCCTGCACCTTTGGGGTGGGCGCGGAACTGGTGTGCGATGCCATTGTTCTGCACGGCACAGATGCCCAGAAGGAAAAATATGTCAAACCGTTGCTCAAAGGCGAGATTTTTGCCGCGGAATGCCTGACCGAGCCCCGGGGCGGGTCTGATTTTTTCGGCACCACCACCACAGCCGTGGACAAAGGCGACCATTTTGTTCTCAACGGCCAGAAACGGTTCATCGTGGGCGGTGAAGGGGCGGATTTTTTTCTGGTGTATGCGAAAACCGACCCGGATGCCGAACCCCGCAACGGTATCTCCTGTTTTATTGTGGACCGCACCGACGGGGTGGAAACCAAATATCTATACTGCCTGATGGGATGCCGGGGCGGCGGGGCCGCCCGCATGGTGTTCAAGGATGTGAAAGTACCCAAAGAAAACCGGGTGGGCGGCCTGAACCAGGGGGTCAAGGTATTCAACACCATGATGATCCCCGAGCGCCTGGGCACGGCCGCCATGACCATCGGGGCCGCCGTGCCGGCCGTGGACATCGCCACGGGATACACCTCAAAACGCAAGGCATTCGGCCGGCCTGTAGCTCAGTTCCAGGGGGTGTCGTTCCAGGTGGCCGAAGCCGTAACGCTTCTGGATGCAGCCCGGGCCATGATCTACACCACGGCCCGGGCCGTGGATGCAGGGATCCATGACAAACAGATCCGGCGCCTGGTGTCTGAATCCAAAAAATTTGTCACGGAATCCTGCCAGAAAGCCGTGCACAATGCCATGCAGGTCATGGGCGGCATCGGGTACACCAATATCTATCCTGTGGAACGGATTTTCCGGGATCTTCGCCTGGCATCCATCTGGACCGGCACCAACGAGGTCATGGCCATGATCATTGCCAATGAATGGTACAAGGCGTACTGGAAAGACAAATCCGCCGGAAAGATCCGGGATATGGAAGAAGATGCTCAGGAATCTTTAGCAGCAGACGAGAAAATATTCGAATGA